One window of Trifolium pratense cultivar HEN17-A07 linkage group LG5, ARS_RC_1.1, whole genome shotgun sequence genomic DNA carries:
- the LOC123884250 gene encoding cationic amino acid transporter 2, vacuolar-like: MGFVVDSQEGSGSSNYGGQGSSSCSWKFLTRRKKVDSNVTNNNDNSHHGEQLAKELTVPHLMAIGVGATIGAGVYVLVGTVAREHAGPALPLSFLVAGLAATLSALCYAELASRFPSAGSAYHYAYICLGEGVAWLIGWSLILEYGIGGAAVARGITPNLAALIGGVDNLPGILSYQHIPGIDIVVDPLAAIMVFIVTWILCTGIKESTMVQSIVTSVNICALMFIIVAGGYLGFKSGWVGYKLSTGYFPFGVDGMVAGSATVFFAYIGFDAVASTAEEVKNPQRDLPVGIAGSLSLCCGLYMIVSIVVVGLVPYYDINPDTPISSAFADNGMQWAAYIINTGAITALCASLLGGMLPQPRILMAMARDGLLPPFFSDINKHSHVPVKSTLVTGLVAAVLAFFMDVSQLAGMVSVGTLLAFTIAAISVLIVRYIPPIEVPLPPSLKEPIDSESMEYGWSHLETNEKDAMQKPLVVKNLAIDKYVHNGNRKKIVGCVIAFICLGVFILTFAASSTHLLSSVRFTLCGVGGIVLLSGLVFLTCIDQDVARHNFGNSEGFTCPLVPLLPITCILINSYLLISLGGATWVRVSVWLALGVIIYVFYGRTHSSLKDAVYLKAIQVDDTIYTPTSFLT; the protein is encoded by the exons AtgggttttgttgttgattcacAAGAGGGTAGTGGTAGTAGTAATTATGGAGGACAAGGTTCTTCATCTTGTTCATGGAAGTTCTTAACTAGAAGGAAGAAAGTTGATTCTAATGTTACCAACAATAATGATAATTCTCATCATGGAGAACAACTTGCTAAGGAGTTAACTGTTCCTCATCTCATGGCAATTG GTGTCGGTGCAACAATTGGTGCAGGTGTGTATGTTCTAGTAGGAACTGTGGCTAGGGAACATGCTGGACCTGCTTTACCACTTTCATTTCTGGTTGCTGGATTAGCAGCTACTCTTTCAGCTCTTTGTTATGCTGAGTTGGCTAGTCGATTTCCTTCTGCTGGAAGTGCTTATCACTATGCTTACATATGTCTTGGTGAAGG TGTTGCCTGGTTGATTGGTTGGTCTTTAATATTGGAATATGGGATTGGTGGAGCTGCTGTTGCCCGTGGCATAACCCCTAATTTg GCTGCACTTATTGGAGGTGTGGACAACTTGCCAGGAATTTTATCTTATCAACATATTCCTGGAATTGATATTGTTGTAGACCCACTTGCAGCAATTATGGTATTCATTGTAACTTGGATCCTCTGTACTGGGATCAAAGAG AGTACAATGGTACAAAGTATAGTCACATCAGTGAATATATGTGCTTTGATGTTTATCATAGTAGCCGGTGGTTACCTAGGATTCAAATCTGGATGGGTTGGATATAAACTCTCAACAGG GTATTTTCCATTTGGGGTAGATGGAATGGTTGCCGGTTCTGCAACAGTTTTTTTTGCATACATAGGTTTTGATGCAGTTGCCAGCACTGCTGAAGAG GTGAAAAATCCTCAAAGAGATTTGCCAGTAGGAATTGCTGGTTCATTGTCTCTATGTTGTGGATTGTATATGATAGTTtcaattgttgttgttggtttaGTACCTTACTATGATATCAATCCAGACACCCCCATATCCTCTGCATTTGCTGACAATGGAATGCAATGGGCAGC ATACATTATAAATACTGGGGCTATTACAGCACTATGTGCATCATTGCTTGGTGGAATGTTGCCTCAG CCAAGAATTTTGATGGCCATGGCAAGGGATGGACTTCTGCCGCCATTTTTTTCTGACATAAATAAGCACAGCCATGTTCCTGTAAAGAGTACATTAGTAACTGGCCTTGTTGCCGCAGTCTTAGCATTTTTCATGGATGTCTCTCAACTGGCTGGGATG GTTAGTGTAGGTACTCTTCTTGCATTTACCATAGCAGCAATATCTGTGTTGATAGTAAGATATATACCACCAATTGAGGTTCCATTACCGCCATCTCTAAAAGAACCGATTGATTCAGAGTCAATGGAGTATGGTTGGAGCCATttagaaacaaatgaaaaagatGCAATGCAAAAACCCTTAGTTGTTAAAAATCTTGCAATAGACAAAT ATGTACATAATGGtaataggaaaaaaattgttGGCTGTGTAATAGCATTCATATGCTTAGGTGTATTTATTCTTACATTTGCAGCATCGTCTACACATCTTCTCAG TTCTGTTAGATTTACATTATGTGGAGTTGGTGGCATTGTTCTTTTGTCTGGCCTTGTCTTCCTAACATGTATAGATCAAGATGTAGCAAGACATAACTTTGGAAACTCTGAAG GTTTCACATGTCCATTGGTTCCTTTGCTTCCTATAACTTGCATTCTTATCAATTCCTATTTACTTATTAGTCTTGG GGGTGCTACTTGGGTGAGAGTTTCTGTATGGCTAGCATTAGGAGTTATTATTTATGTATTCTATGGTCGAACCCATAGCTCTCTAAAAGATGCAGTTTATTTGAAGGCTATTCAAGTTGATGATACTATTTACACCCCCACAAGCTTCCTTACTTAA
- the LOC123883899 gene encoding histone-lysine N-methyltransferase SUVR3 produces the protein MKIPKTMTMDDSSSNNPNSSSFLIQNSDLILPWLTHQQLANLSLTCKSLHNLTKTITLIRISDASRTFENFPIPFHNNNHNFHNHTYSYFLYTPSLILSHNLPRYQPWGWKVSSVISPIPVKTVDESESVSFVDVVGCECGEVCDDDDGCLCFDGGDSDVGRECGVGCSCGRECGNRVSQNGVRVRVKIVRCEGKGWGLFADQVIAKGEFLFQYAGELLTTKEAQRRQQYYDELSSRGRFSAALLVVREHLPSGKACLRLNIDATKIGNVARFVNHSCDGGNLSTKLIRSSGSLFPRLCFFALKDIQKDEELTFSYGEIRKRSNGLPCYCNSPSCFGTLPSEDT, from the exons ATGAAGATTCCAAAGACGATGACGATGGATGACAGTAGCAGCAATAATCCAAACTCTTCATCTTTTCTAATCCAAAACTCTGACCTAATTCTTCCATGGCTAACCCATCAACAACTCGCTAATCTCTCCTTAACTTGCAAATCTCTCCACAATCTCACCAAAACCATAACCCTAATTCGCATCTCCGATGCTTCTAGAACCTTCGAGAATTTCCCAATCCCATTCCACAACAACAATCACAATTTCCACAATCATACTTATTCTTACTTTCTCTACACACCTTCACTCATTCTCTCTCATAATCTCCCTCGTTATCAACCATGGGGATGGAAGGTTAGTTCTGTAATTTCACCAATTCCGGTTAAAACGGTCGATGAATCGGAATCAGTGAGTTTTGTTGATGTGGTTGGGTGTGAGTGTGGTGAggtttgtgatgatgatgatgggtGTTTGTGTTTTGATGGTGGGGACAGTGATGTTGGAAGAGAGTGTGGGGTGGGTTGTTCTTGTGGGAGGGAGTGTGGGAACAGAGTGAGTCAAAATGGTGTTAGGGTTAGGGTTAAGATTGTTAGGTGTGAAGGGAAAGGGTGGGGTTTGTTTGCTGATCAAGTGATTGCCAAAGGAGAGTTTTTGTTTCAATATGCAG GTGAACTATTGACAACCAAGGAAGCACAGAGGAGACAACAATATTATGATGAACTGTCATCACGCGGTCGTTTCTCTGCCGCTCTTTTAGTTGTAAGAGAACATCTTCCATCTGGAAAGGCATGTTTGCGATTGAACATAGATGCAACAAAAATTGGAAACGTTGCACGGTTTGTAAATCATTCGTGTGATGGTGGTAATTTAAGCACAAAGCTAATTAGAAGTTCAGGATCTTTGTTCCCCCGCCTTTGCTTCTTTGCTTTGAAAGATATCCAAAAAGACGAAGAGCTTACTTTCAGCTATGGAGAAATCAGGAAAAGGTCCAACGGGTTGCCATGCTACTGCAACAGCCCTTCTTGCTTTGGAACATTGCCCTCTGAAGacacttga
- the LOC123885949 gene encoding LOB domain-containing protein 20-like — translation MAESQGGDVSSGTRRKQGAASFAAVHKVFDANNVSKLLSNVSTNHHHEAVATISYEAQTRLSDQVYGYVSTILALQQQVAAKAEISMMETELMKRGFTCENALQTTPQQQPQMLHQPNFNVAVQPVYSNNSYGCTNTS, via the exons ATGGCTGAGTCACAAGGTGGTGATGTTAGTTCGGGAACTAGGCGCA AACAAGGTGCAGCTAGCTTTGCGGCTGTGCACAAAGTGTTTGATGCTAACAATGTGTCGAAGCTCTTGTCCAATGTTTCAACAAACCACCACCACGAAGCAGTGGCTACTATATCCTATGAGGCTCAGACTAGGCTATCTGATCAGGTTTATGGTTATGTGTCCACCATTCTTGCTTTGCAGCAACAG GTGGCAGCAAAAGCGGAGATCTCAATGATGGAAACTGAGCTGATGAAAAGAGGATTTACATGTGAAAATGCTCTTCAAACAACACCCCAGCAGCAGCCTCAGATGTTACATCAGCCAAACTTCAACGTAGCAGTGCAGCCAGTATATTCCAACAATTCATATGGTTGCACCAACACCTCATGA
- the LOC123885950 gene encoding LOB domain-containing protein 20-like gives MVESRGGDGSSGTRRRICANGAKRAMARVTQEVLITVPCGDCKFLKRKCTRECIFALYFGTDQGVGSFAAVHKVFGASDVSKLLSNISSNHCHKAVATISYEAQTRLSDPVYGCVSTILIFLISEQQSP, from the coding sequence ATGGTTGAGTCACGAGGTGGTGATGGTAGTTCGGGAACTAGGCGTCGTATATGTGCCAATGGTGCAAAGCGAGCCATGGCGAGAGTAACACAAGAGGTATTGATTACAGTGCCATGTGGGGATTGCAAGTTCTTGAAGAGGAAGTGTACTAGAGAATGCATCTTTGCACTTTATTTTGGTACAGACCAAGGTGTAGGAAGCTTTGCGGCTGTGCACAAGGTGTTTGGTGCTAGCGATGTGTCGAAGCTCTTGTCCAATATTTCATCTAACCACTGCCACAAAGCAGTGGCGACTATATCCTATGAGGCTCAGACTAGGCTATCTGATCCGGTTTATGGTTGTGTGTCCACCATTCTGATTTTTTTGATAAGCGAGCAACAATCTCCTTAA
- the LOC123885951 gene encoding LOB domain-containing protein 20-like has protein sequence MAESQRGDGSSRNTCNKDTNAAKRAMTGATRDESVIPPCGACKFLRRKCSGGCIFAPYFGRDQGAARFVAVHKVFGASNVSKLLSSISTNHHHEAAATIFYEAQARLSDPVYGCVSTILALQQQVAAMQAEVSMMQTELMNRGFTCANALQTTPQQQHQMLQQPNFNIAVQPAYANNSCFHQQPHEHEQLQPWF, from the exons ATGGCCGAGTCACAACGTGGTGATGGTAGTTCCAGAAACACGTGTAACAAAGACACCAATGCTGCAAAGCGTGCAATGACAGGAGCGACACGAGATGAATCGGTTATACCTCCTTGTGGGGCTTGCAAGTTCTTGAGGAGGAAGTGTAGTGGTGGGTGTATCTTTGCACCCTACTTTGGTAGGGACCAAGGTGCGGCTAGATTTGTGGCTGTGCACAAGGTGTTTGGTGCTAGCAATGTGTCCAAGCTATTGTCCAGTATTTCGACTAACCACCACCATGAAGCAGCAGCAACTATTTTCTATGAGGCTCAGGCTAGACTATCCGATCCTGTTTACGGTTGTGTGTCAACCATTCTTGCATTGCAGCAACAG GTGGCAGCAATGCAAGCAGAGGTCTCAATGATGCAAACTGAGCTGATGAACAGAGGATTTACTTGTGCAAATGCTCTTCAAACCACACCCCAGCAGCAGCATCAGATGCTACAGCAGCCAAACTTCAACATAGCAGTGCAGCCAGCATATGCCAACAACTCATGCTTCCACCAACAACCTCATGAACATGAACAACTTCAACCCTGGTTTTGA
- the LOC123885952 gene encoding LOB domain-containing protein 20-like codes for MAESQRDVTVPCGACKYMKKKCPSECIFAPYFGREQGTASFAAVHKVFGASNVSKLLSNVSTNRRHEAAATISYEAQARLSDPVYGCVSTILALQQQVAAMQAEVSIMQTELINRRFAGANALQTTHQEQHQTLQQPNFNVQPAYSNNSYAATNNFMNMNNFNPGFDLTMETAPSSHGLEPFQNSWFSHFEEDH; via the exons ATGGCTGAGTCACAACGTGATGTTACAGTGCCATGTGGGGCTTGCAAGTACATGAAGAAAAAGTGTCCTAGTGAATGCATCTTCGCACCCTACTTTGGTAGGGAACAAGGTACAGCTAGCTTTGCGGCTGTGCACAAAGTGTTTGGTGCTAGCAACGTCTCTAAGCTCTTGTCCAACGTTTCAACTAACCGCCGCCACGAAGCAGCGGCAACTATATCCTATGAGGCTCAGGCTAGGCTATCCGATCCGGTTTATGGTTGTGTGTCCACCATTCTTGCTTTGCAGCAACAG GTGGCAGCAATGCAAGCAGAGGTCTCAATCATGCAAACTGAGCTGATAAACAGAAGATTTGCAGGTGCAAATGCTCTTCAAACTACACATCAGGAGCAGCATCAGACGCTACAGCAGCCAAACTTCAACGTTCAGCCAGCATATTCCAACAATTCATATGCTGCCACCAACAATTTCATGAACATGAACAACTTCAACCCTGGTTTTGACCTCACAATGGAGACGGCACCCTCATCACACGGCTTAGAGCCTTTTCAAAACTCTTGGTTCTCTCATTTTGAGGAAGATCACTAA
- the LOC123885953 gene encoding LOB domain-containing protein 20-like, with protein MAESQGGDVSSATRHNKGANIAKLDTAGATQEVAVTMPCGVCKYLKKKCTSECISAPYYGKGAASFAAEHRVFGASNVSKLLSNISTNHRHKAAVTIYPMRLRLGYLIPFLVAAMQVEVSMMQSQLMNRRYAYSSALQTTHQKQHQIQQQPNFNVSVQPAYSNNICFHQQFHEQEQLHPGFDLTLETAPSSHSLEPFQNSRMLI; from the exons ATGGCAGAATCACAAGGTGGTGATGTTAGTTCGGCAACTAGGCATAATAAAGGTGCCAATATTGCAAAGCTAGACACGGCGGGAGCAACACAAGAGGTAGCGGTTACAATGCCATGTGGGGTTTGCAAGTACTTGAAGAAGAAGTGTACTAGTGAATGTATCTCCGCACCCTACTATGGTAAAGGTGCAGCTAGCTTTGCGGCTGAGCACAGAGTGTTTGGTGCTAGCAATGTGTCGAAGCTCTTGTCCAACATTTCGACTAACCACCGCCACAAAGCAGCGGTGACTATATATCCTATGAGGCTCAGGCTAGGCTATCTGATCCCATTCTTG GTAGCTGCAATGCAAGTAGAAGTCTCAATGATGCAATCTCAGCTGATGAATCGGAGATATGCATATTCAAGTGCTCTACAAACCACACACCAGAAGCAGCATCAAATACAACAGCAACCAAACTTTAATGTATCTGTGCAGCCGGCATACTCCAACAACATCTGCTTCCACCAACAATTTCATGAACAAGAACAACTTCACCCAGGTTTTGACCTCACACTGGAGACGGCACCTTCTTCTCACAGCTTAGAGCCTTTTCAAAACTCCAGGATGTTGATATGA